The Rhodoferax sediminis genome has a segment encoding these proteins:
- a CDS encoding serine/threonine protein kinase encodes MSKVKPAPLPPDTMIGGYRVVRKVSAGGFGLVYLAVDNEGQQVAVKEYLPSSLATRGPGELLPQVQPEKLSLYRLGLKSFFEEGRALAQISHASVVSVLNFFRENETVYMVMNYLEGATLQDFIIAARELKKQKVFRESTIRSLFDEILRGLRIVHQHKMLHLDIKPANVFITDDNRAVMIDFGAAREVLSKEGNFIRPMYTPGFAAPEMYRRDSSMGPWTDIYAIGACIYACMQGYPPNDAPQRLEKDRLGLALSRLRGVYSDNLIEVVEWCMSLDPLSRPQSVFALQKELSREGERRYTKLTVGEKVRLQFDNVITDTKKNLRNVTIFGAKTK; translated from the coding sequence ATGTCAAAGGTCAAACCAGCTCCGTTGCCGCCCGATACCATGATTGGCGGCTACCGCGTGGTGCGCAAGGTCTCGGCCGGTGGCTTTGGCCTGGTTTACCTGGCCGTTGACAACGAAGGCCAGCAGGTCGCCGTCAAGGAATACCTGCCGTCTTCGCTCGCCACCCGCGGCCCCGGCGAATTGCTGCCGCAGGTGCAGCCCGAAAAACTGTCGCTGTACCGGCTCGGCCTCAAGAGTTTTTTCGAAGAGGGGCGCGCCCTGGCGCAGATCTCCCACGCCTCCGTGGTGAGCGTGCTCAATTTCTTCCGGGAAAACGAGACGGTCTACATGGTGATGAACTACCTGGAGGGGGCGACCCTGCAGGACTTCATCATTGCCGCGCGCGAGCTCAAGAAGCAAAAGGTGTTCCGCGAATCCACCATCCGCTCGCTGTTCGACGAAATCCTGCGCGGCCTGCGCATCGTGCACCAGCACAAGATGCTGCACCTGGACATCAAGCCGGCCAATGTGTTCATTACCGATGACAACCGGGCCGTGATGATCGACTTCGGCGCCGCGCGCGAAGTGCTGTCCAAGGAAGGCAACTTCATCCGCCCGATGTACACCCCGGGTTTTGCCGCGCCCGAAATGTACCGCCGCGATTCCTCCATGGGGCCCTGGACCGACATCTACGCCATCGGCGCCTGCATTTACGCCTGCATGCAGGGCTACCCGCCCAATGATGCGCCGCAGCGGCTGGAAAAGGACCGGCTCGGGCTGGCGCTGTCGCGCCTGCGCGGCGTGTATTCGGACAACCTCATCGAGGTGGTGGAGTGGTGCATGTCGCTCGATCCGCTGTCGCGCCCACAGTCGGTTTTTGCCCTGCAAAAAGAGCTGAGCCGGGAGGGCGAGCGGCGCTATACCAAGCTGACGGTCGGGGAAAAAGTGCGGCTGCAGTTTGACAACGTGATCACGGACACCAAGAAGAACCTGCGCAATGTGACGATCTTTGGCGCCAAGACGAAATGA
- the gmk gene encoding guanylate kinase, translated as MDYPGNLFVVAAPSGAGKSSLVKALMELDARVQPSVSHTTRAPRGQEKHGREYFFVSQQEFDAMILGSAFVEWANVHGFRYGTSKKAIEERIAQGADVILEIDFQGALQIKKTFANAVLIFILPPSWDELRSRLERRGEDSPEAIELRLKNAELEVAQAHEFDFVIINELFERALFDLKAIVHAQRLKFSAQRRARADTFQTLHIA; from the coding sequence ATGGACTATCCAGGTAATTTATTCGTTGTCGCGGCCCCCAGTGGCGCCGGAAAATCCAGTCTCGTCAAGGCCCTGATGGAACTCGACGCGCGGGTCCAACCCTCGGTGTCGCACACCACGCGGGCGCCACGCGGCCAGGAAAAGCACGGCCGCGAATACTTCTTCGTGTCCCAGCAGGAATTCGACGCCATGATTTTGGGCAGCGCTTTCGTGGAGTGGGCGAACGTGCACGGCTTTCGCTATGGCACTTCCAAGAAAGCCATCGAAGAGCGCATCGCACAGGGCGCCGATGTGATTCTTGAAATTGATTTCCAGGGGGCGCTGCAGATCAAGAAGACCTTTGCCAACGCCGTGCTGATTTTCATCCTTCCTCCCAGCTGGGACGAGCTGCGGTCCCGGCTGGAGCGCCGCGGCGAAGATTCGCCCGAGGCGATCGAATTGCGCCTGAAGAACGCCGAGCTCGAAGTGGCGCAGGCCCACGAGTTCGACTTCGTTATAATCAACGAGTTGTTCGAGCGGGCGCTTTTCGATCTGAAAGCGATTGTCCACGCGCAACGGCTCAAATTCTCGGCCCAGCGCCGCGCCCGGGCCGACACGTTCCAGACACTGCACATTGCCTAG
- a CDS encoding YicC/YloC family endoribonuclease → MPVYSMTGYASAQHSAAATSPEPDSKGPAPMRIGLEIRSVNSRFLDLTFRLPEELRPHEPALRELLSAQLKRGKVEVRAALESAAASPLPDPSPRLLQRLNALQDSIQAWLPDAPPLSVADVIRLSAPEGRADCDWSQGLMALAGTTLQALLAAREREGARLATMLLGHLAQLRELTRQAGPLVPLVVEQQRNRFLQRWRDAMALTDGTALPEAAQDRALTEATAFAIRIDVAEELTRLASHLDEIERLLTKGGEVGKRLDFLIQELHREANTLGSKSAALELTHISVDMKVLIEQMREQVQNIE, encoded by the coding sequence ATGCCAGTTTACAGCATGACCGGCTATGCCAGTGCCCAGCACAGCGCGGCCGCAACCAGCCCCGAGCCGGACTCGAAAGGCCCGGCGCCCATGCGCATCGGGCTCGAAATCCGCTCCGTCAACAGCCGTTTTCTGGACCTGACTTTTCGCCTGCCCGAGGAGCTTCGCCCACACGAGCCGGCCCTGCGCGAGCTGTTGAGCGCCCAGCTCAAGCGAGGCAAGGTCGAGGTTCGCGCGGCGCTGGAGAGCGCCGCCGCCAGCCCCCTGCCCGACCCGTCCCCACGGCTGCTGCAGCGCCTGAATGCCCTGCAGGACAGCATCCAGGCCTGGCTGCCCGATGCGCCGCCGCTCAGCGTGGCCGATGTCATCCGCCTGTCAGCACCCGAAGGCCGGGCCGATTGCGACTGGAGCCAGGGCTTGATGGCGCTGGCGGGCACCACCCTGCAAGCCTTGCTGGCCGCCCGCGAGCGCGAAGGTGCGCGCCTTGCGACCATGCTGCTCGGGCATCTGGCCCAACTGCGCGAGTTGACCCGGCAAGCCGGGCCGCTGGTGCCGCTGGTGGTCGAGCAGCAGCGCAACCGGTTCCTGCAACGCTGGCGGGACGCCATGGCACTCACCGACGGCACCGCCCTGCCCGAAGCGGCGCAGGACCGCGCCCTGACCGAGGCCACCGCCTTTGCCATTCGCATCGACGTCGCCGAGGAATTGACCCGCCTGGCCTCGCATCTGGATGAGATCGAGCGCCTTCTGACAAAGGGCGGCGAGGTCGGCAAGCGGCTGGATTTCCTGATTCAGGAACTGCACCGTGAGGCCAACACGCTGGGCTCGAAATCGGCGGCGCTGGAGCTGACCCACATTTCGGTGGACATGAAGGTGTTGATCGAGCAAATGCGCGAGCAGGTTCAAAATATCGAGTGA
- the rpoZ gene encoding DNA-directed RNA polymerase subunit omega, whose product MARITVEDCLLQIPNRFQLVLAATYRARMLSQGHAAKIESKNKPGVTALREIAAGKIGLEMLKKVPN is encoded by the coding sequence ATGGCCCGTATCACCGTTGAAGATTGCCTGCTGCAAATCCCGAACCGTTTCCAGCTGGTGCTGGCGGCCACCTACCGCGCCCGCATGCTGAGCCAGGGACACGCCGCGAAAATCGAGAGCAAGAACAAGCCGGGCGTGACCGCCCTGCGCGAGATCGCCGCGGGCAAGATCGGGCTTGAAATGCTCAAGAAAGTACCCAACTGA
- a CDS encoding PP2C family protein-serine/threonine phosphatase encodes MKFSVFQVSRRGGREKNEDRMGYCYTRESGLFVLADGMGGHPEGEVASQLALQIVSALYQKEARPIVKDVPAFLASALMAAHHQILRYASEKGMLDTPRTTLVAAIVQGTSATWIHCGDSRLYVARDGELLTRTRDHSYIEHKNASASKLTAMNRNILFTCLGSPTKPRFDVTGPITLQQGDKIMLCSDGLWGTLSDAEIVRQLSQQPVSEAVPELVERALRSGGARSDNVTAIALEWETPDVFESTRGISTDSIHDGVFASTIQAGLLDLAAVDLDDAAIERSIAEINEAIRRSAARKT; translated from the coding sequence ATGAAGTTTTCGGTCTTTCAGGTCAGTCGCAGGGGCGGGCGCGAAAAAAACGAAGACCGCATGGGGTATTGCTACACCCGCGAGTCCGGTCTTTTTGTGCTGGCCGACGGCATGGGCGGCCATCCCGAGGGCGAGGTCGCTTCCCAGCTTGCGCTGCAGATCGTGTCGGCGCTGTACCAGAAGGAGGCACGCCCCATCGTCAAGGATGTGCCCGCGTTTCTGGCCTCGGCGTTGATGGCGGCACATCATCAAATCCTGCGCTACGCCAGTGAAAAAGGCATGCTCGACACACCGCGCACGACGTTGGTGGCGGCCATCGTGCAGGGCACCAGTGCTACCTGGATTCACTGCGGCGACTCGCGCCTGTACGTGGCGCGCGACGGCGAGTTGCTGACCCGCACGCGGGATCACTCCTATATCGAACATAAAAACGCGAGTGCGAGCAAACTCACCGCGATGAACCGGAACATCCTGTTCACCTGCCTCGGCTCCCCGACCAAACCGAGGTTCGACGTCACCGGGCCCATCACGCTGCAGCAGGGCGACAAGATCATGCTCTGCTCGGACGGCCTGTGGGGCACGCTCAGCGACGCTGAAATCGTGCGCCAGCTGAGCCAGCAGCCCGTGTCCGAGGCGGTGCCCGAACTGGTGGAGCGCGCCCTGCGCAGCGGCGGCGCCCGCAGCGACAATGTGACCGCGATCGCGCTGGAGTGGGAAACGCCGGATGTGTTCGAGTCCACGCGCGGCATTTCCACCGACAGCATCCACGACGGCGTGTTTGCCTCCACCATCCAGGCGGGTCTGCTCGACCTCGCGGCGGTAGATCTCGACGATGCCGCGATCGAGCGCTCCATTGCCGAGATCAACGAAGCCATCCGGC